From Dehalococcoidia bacterium, one genomic window encodes:
- a CDS encoding mandelate racemase: MKITNVKVELFDWPTEPWKTNDHTQFGGTVQLGVVTVETDQGVSGNSFLGSSRVGANHHAPGLIEFIKPIIVGRNPLDIGAIWQDMWKMNRSVSTYVIAAIDVCLWDINGKIANQPIHRLIGTYKETAPVYSSTAYHATKEEYAEEAIKFKEMGWTAHKIHPHGEPKYDIEICKAVREAVGDDMKLMLDSMWSYQYEDSVRVGRAIEDLNFYWYEDPLVEEDIYSYKKLHQKLDIPIMSTEYAPGRFYGMAEWITEYATDFLRGDVPVTGGITPMIKLCHLAEGFNMKCEIHHGGNSLNNVANLHLTMAVPNCEFFEFFPCTGANMFGLIEDINFDNGYVTAPTKPGLGYEINWDLLKKAQTATLE, translated from the coding sequence ATGAAAATTACTAATGTGAAAGTAGAATTATTTGACTGGCCGACAGAGCCTTGGAAAACCAATGATCACACACAATTTGGAGGTACTGTTCAACTAGGGGTGGTTACAGTAGAAACTGATCAAGGTGTTAGCGGTAATTCCTTTTTAGGAAGTTCTAGAGTTGGAGCAAATCACCATGCTCCTGGATTAATTGAATTTATAAAACCAATAATTGTTGGAAGAAATCCGCTGGATATAGGGGCAATTTGGCAAGATATGTGGAAAATGAATAGATCTGTTTCTACTTATGTAATTGCTGCAATTGATGTTTGCTTATGGGATATTAATGGAAAAATAGCTAATCAACCTATTCATAGGCTTATAGGCACATATAAGGAAACTGCACCTGTCTATTCTTCAACCGCTTATCATGCTACAAAAGAAGAATATGCAGAAGAAGCCATTAAATTCAAAGAGATGGGTTGGACTGCTCATAAAATTCATCCACATGGTGAACCCAAGTATGATATTGAAATTTGCAAAGCAGTAAGAGAAGCAGTAGGAGATGATATGAAGTTAATGTTAGATTCCATGTGGTCATATCAATATGAAGATTCAGTAAGAGTAGGAAGAGCGATAGAAGATCTTAATTTTTATTGGTATGAAGACCCACTAGTAGAAGAAGATATTTATAGCTACAAAAAGCTTCATCAAAAGTTAGATATTCCTATAATGTCTACAGAATATGCTCCAGGAAGATTTTATGGCATGGCAGAATGGATCACAGAATATGCCACAGACTTTCTAAGAGGAGATGTCCCTGTAACTGGAGGTATTACTCCAATGATAAAACTCTGTCATCTTGCTGAAGGTTTTAATATGAAATGCGAGATTCATCATGGAGGTAATTCTTTAAATAATGTTGCAAATCTTCACCTAACAATGGCAGTCCCTAACTGTGAATTCTTCGAGTTTTTCCCATGTACAGGAGCTAACATGTTTGGTTTGATTGAGGACATTAATTTTGATAACGGATATGTAACTGCTCCAACTAAACCAGGGCTTGGATATGAAATTAATTGGGATTTACTTAAGAAAGCTCAGACAGCAACTCTTGAGTAA